One part of the Flavobacterium johnsoniae UW101 genome encodes these proteins:
- a CDS encoding DUF4403 family protein — MKFFSKISMFAVAAVFLSCSTTQKLETLKPEPDDASPLVYDASPSFINLPITVKLNDIENQTNAILNGLIYEDNDIEDDDIQMKIWKQGPIKIQNDPANPDKKIKTILPLKANIKYRIGTKKLGVELYDTRGFNLNGVITLSSDVALTNWKLNTKTEFKSLDWSESPTMTVFGKNMPITYLINPAISIFKSKLEHKIDEAIEKSMDFKPNVLSALEKICTPFQMSDTYESWLRIVPVEIYSTNAKLKNDSFLLEMGMKCNMETIVGKQPESKFNSNKIILKPVTKIPNQISANIAAISSYVDASKIMTKNFAGQEFGSGSKKVTVKNVSIWHKNGKMIIALDVLGSINGTLYLNGIPQYNAQTKEIYFDKLDYVLDTKSKLMRTANWLAQGYVLRKMEESCRYSIQPNLEEGKKSMASYLKNYSPMPGVFVNGKMEDIQFDKIQLTNQAIIAFIKINGTVNVSVNGLK; from the coding sequence ATGAAGTTTTTTTCAAAAATCTCAATGTTTGCGGTAGCTGCGGTGTTTTTAAGCTGTTCAACAACACAAAAACTGGAAACACTTAAGCCAGAACCAGATGATGCAAGTCCTTTAGTTTACGACGCAAGCCCGTCATTTATTAATCTGCCTATTACAGTTAAATTAAATGATATTGAAAATCAAACCAATGCAATTTTAAACGGATTGATTTATGAGGATAACGACATTGAAGATGACGATATTCAAATGAAAATCTGGAAACAGGGACCCATAAAAATCCAAAATGATCCGGCTAATCCAGATAAAAAAATCAAAACGATTCTTCCTTTAAAAGCTAATATTAAATACCGAATTGGCACGAAAAAACTTGGAGTTGAACTTTACGACACCCGCGGGTTTAACTTAAACGGAGTTATTACATTATCCAGCGATGTGGCTTTAACCAATTGGAAATTAAATACTAAAACGGAATTCAAATCTTTAGACTGGAGCGAAAGTCCAACAATGACTGTTTTTGGAAAAAACATGCCGATTACATATTTGATTAATCCCGCAATTTCAATTTTTAAATCGAAACTGGAACATAAAATTGATGAAGCAATTGAAAAATCAATGGATTTTAAACCGAATGTTTTGTCGGCTTTAGAAAAAATCTGCACACCGTTTCAAATGAGCGACACTTATGAAAGCTGGCTGAGAATTGTTCCTGTTGAAATTTATTCGACAAATGCAAAGCTCAAAAATGATTCATTCTTACTTGAAATGGGAATGAAATGCAACATGGAAACTATAGTTGGCAAACAACCGGAATCTAAATTCAATTCTAATAAAATTATTCTTAAACCTGTTACTAAAATTCCAAATCAGATTTCTGCCAATATTGCCGCCATTTCAAGTTATGTTGACGCTTCAAAAATCATGACTAAGAATTTTGCCGGACAGGAATTTGGATCAGGAAGTAAAAAAGTGACCGTAAAAAATGTTTCAATCTGGCATAAAAACGGAAAAATGATTATTGCTCTTGATGTTTTAGGATCTATAAACGGAACATTGTATTTAAACGGAATTCCGCAGTATAATGCGCAGACAAAAGAAATTTATTTTGACAAACTCGACTATGTTCTTGACACCAAAAGCAAATTAATGCGAACTGCAAACTGGCTTGCACAAGGTTATGTTTTAAGAAAAATGGAAGAAAGCTGCCGCTATTCTATCCAGCCTAATTTAGAAGAAGGCAAAAAAAGCATGGCATCTTATCTTAAAAACTATTCGCCAATGCCAGGTGTTTTTGTAAACGGAAAAATGGAAGATATTCAGTTTGACAAAATTCAGTTAACCAATCAGGCGATTATAGCTTTTATCAAAATAAACGGAACTGTAAATGTTTCTGTAAACGGATTAAAATAA
- a CDS encoding cytochrome c oxidase subunit 3, which translates to MEATVTTANNDEKTWGGGHEIQPLGSSYGKMMMWFFIVSDALTFSGFLGAYGFSRFKFIETWPLADEVFTHFPFMHGVSAPMYYVALMTFILIFSSVTMVLAVDAGHQLKKTKVAVYMFLTIIGGLIFVGSQAWEWKNFIKGEYGAVETHGGSLLQFVKADGTRVALADFAVKLPEQREALTRSKTTWFMEDAQSLPTYSVAEIQAGFKAHPDLLVRTETLTKDKKKTVLSRQESETRLAEAKYVVEGANLIRNEYGNKLFADFFFFITGFHGFHVFSGVIINIIIFFNVLLGTYEKRRSYEMVEKVGLYWHFVDLVWVFVFTVFYLV; encoded by the coding sequence ATGGAAGCGACAGTTACTACTGCAAATAACGACGAAAAAACTTGGGGAGGCGGTCATGAAATCCAGCCGTTAGGATCAAGTTATGGTAAAATGATGATGTGGTTTTTTATCGTATCGGATGCCTTAACATTTTCTGGATTCTTAGGGGCTTATGGTTTTTCTAGATTTAAATTTATTGAAACTTGGCCATTGGCTGATGAAGTGTTTACTCACTTTCCTTTTATGCATGGTGTTTCGGCTCCTATGTATTATGTAGCCTTAATGACTTTTATCTTGATTTTCTCATCTGTAACAATGGTATTAGCTGTTGATGCAGGTCACCAATTAAAGAAAACAAAAGTTGCTGTTTACATGTTCTTAACTATTATTGGAGGTTTAATTTTCGTAGGCTCACAAGCTTGGGAGTGGAAAAACTTCATTAAAGGAGAATATGGTGCAGTTGAAACACATGGCGGAAGTTTATTGCAGTTTGTTAAAGCAGATGGAACAAGAGTTGCTCTTGCAGATTTCGCAGTAAAATTACCAGAACAAAGAGAGGCTTTAACAAGAAGCAAAACTACTTGGTTCATGGAAGATGCTCAATCTTTGCCAACTTATTCTGTAGCAGAAATTCAAGCAGGATTTAAAGCACATCCAGATTTACTAGTAAGAACAGAAACTCTTACTAAAGATAAAAAGAAAACAGTTTTGTCAAGACAAGAGTCTGAGACTCGTCTGGCAGAAGCTAAATATGTTGTAGAAGGTGCAAACTTAATTAGAAACGAATACGGTAATAAATTATTTGCTGATTTCTTCTTCTTCATCACAGGATTCCACGGATTCCACGTATTTTCTGGAGTTATCATTAATATCATTATTTTCTTTAATGTATTATTAGGAACTTACGAGAAAAGAAGAAGCTACGAAATGGTAGAGAAAGTTGGTTTATACTGGCACTTCGTAGATTTAGTTTGGGTATTTGTATTTACAGTTTTCTACCTAGTTTAA
- a CDS encoding ABC transporter ATP-binding protein: MIEIKDLHKSYKMGSSELHVLKGINFNIAEGELVAIMGSSGSGKSTLLNILGILDEADSGSYILDKTPIKKLNETLASKYRNKFLGFVFQSFNLINYKSALDNVAMPLYYQGVKRKERYEIAMKYLEKVGLGSHSHHLPNELSGGQKQRVAIARALASNPKVLLADEPTGALDTKTSYEVMELIQGINDEGKTILIVTHEPDIAAMCKRNVVLKDGLIIDDKLVEQVRASSYV, from the coding sequence ATGATCGAAATCAAAGATTTGCACAAATCCTATAAAATGGGAAGTTCGGAGCTGCATGTGTTGAAAGGAATAAATTTTAATATTGCCGAAGGTGAATTAGTTGCCATTATGGGATCATCGGGATCTGGAAAATCTACGCTTCTTAACATTTTAGGAATTCTTGACGAGGCCGACTCTGGTAGTTATATTTTAGATAAAACCCCAATTAAAAAACTGAACGAAACTCTAGCTTCAAAATACAGAAACAAATTTCTGGGTTTTGTTTTTCAGTCTTTCAATTTAATAAATTATAAATCTGCATTAGACAACGTTGCGATGCCTTTGTATTATCAAGGTGTAAAGAGAAAAGAACGTTATGAAATTGCAATGAAATATCTTGAAAAAGTTGGTTTAGGATCGCATTCTCATCACTTGCCTAACGAACTTTCTGGAGGACAGAAACAACGTGTGGCGATTGCAAGGGCATTGGCATCTAATCCAAAAGTTTTGCTTGCCGATGAGCCTACAGGAGCCTTAGATACTAAAACTTCTTATGAGGTTATGGAGTTAATTCAAGGAATTAATGACGAAGGCAAAACGATTTTAATCGTTACACACGAACCAGATATTGCCGCAATGTGCAAAAGAAATGTGGTCCTGAAAGACGGATTAATTATCGATGATAAATTAGTAGAACAAGTTAGAGCTTCATCTTATGTTTAA
- a CDS encoding cytochrome c oxidase subunit 3 produces MEMTLTTSDEQVRKSKSAKLILLFAMVSMTMMFAGLTSAFVVSKSRADWLQNFQIPSAFYFSTAVIIGCSITFFLAKKAIQNGNRTSTTAFLLGTLVLGVLFVVLQFRGFGQIIESGYYMTGQGSSITTTFLYVIALMHLLHLAGGLISLLIIIYNHFKQKYNPSQTLGIELGAMYWHFLDLLWVLLFLFLYFFK; encoded by the coding sequence ATGGAAATGACATTAACAACAAGTGATGAGCAGGTAAGAAAATCAAAATCGGCAAAGCTGATTTTGTTGTTCGCAATGGTTAGTATGACCATGATGTTTGCTGGACTTACGAGTGCATTTGTAGTAAGTAAATCAAGAGCAGACTGGCTGCAGAATTTTCAAATACCAAGTGCTTTTTATTTTAGTACAGCTGTAATTATAGGGTGCAGCATTACCTTTTTTCTGGCGAAAAAAGCAATCCAGAATGGCAATAGAACTTCAACTACAGCGTTTCTTTTAGGAACATTAGTTTTGGGTGTTTTATTTGTTGTATTACAGTTTAGAGGTTTTGGGCAAATTATAGAAAGTGGTTATTATATGACAGGTCAGGGCAGCTCGATTACTACAACTTTCCTTTATGTAATCGCGCTTATGCACTTATTGCACCTTGCAGGCGGGCTTATTTCACTTTTAATTATAATTTATAATCATTTTAAACAAAAATACAATCCGAGTCAAACTCTTGGAATAGAACTAGGTGCGATGTATTGGCACTTTTTAGACCTATTGTGGGTATTATTATTTTTATTTTTATATTTCTTTAAATAA
- a CDS encoding SCO family protein: MFKNKSYIGISFIILIFGIYAVPKIVDRIKNGDVVKGNRLDNVGSKSSKDAKLLTIGPAPKFELTNQDNVKISNETYKGKVYVLEFFFTTCPSICPKMNMSMLEIEKTFFGNPNFGIVSITIDPVHDTPQVLKDHAKLLGVKSASWNFLTGDKATIMDLSNKGFNLYAGENSKVNGGFEHSGLFALIDKDGNIRCRKDEFGNPNIYYDGLDKKGVRDIQQDIKILLEE, from the coding sequence ATGTTCAAAAATAAATCTTACATCGGGATTTCGTTTATTATTTTGATTTTCGGAATCTATGCAGTGCCAAAAATTGTTGATAGAATTAAAAATGGTGATGTTGTAAAAGGAAATCGATTAGATAATGTAGGTTCTAAAAGTTCTAAAGATGCAAAATTATTAACGATTGGTCCGGCTCCAAAATTTGAATTAACAAATCAGGACAACGTTAAAATATCTAATGAAACGTATAAAGGAAAAGTGTATGTTTTAGAATTTTTCTTTACAACCTGCCCATCAATCTGTCCAAAGATGAATATGAGTATGCTGGAAATTGAAAAAACATTCTTTGGTAATCCAAATTTTGGTATTGTTTCAATTACAATTGATCCGGTTCATGATACACCTCAGGTTTTAAAAGATCATGCAAAACTATTGGGAGTAAAATCTGCTTCATGGAATTTCCTAACAGGAGACAAAGCAACTATTATGGATTTGTCAAATAAAGGATTTAATCTATATGCCGGCGAAAATTCAAAAGTAAACGGAGGTTTTGAGCACTCAGGATTATTTGCTTTAATTGATAAAGACGGAAATATTCGCTGTAGAAAAGATGAATTTGGAAACCCAAATATCTACTACGACGGTTTAGATAAAAAAGGAGTTAGAGATATTCAACAAGACATTAAAATACTATTAGAAGAATAA
- the cyoE gene encoding heme o synthase, whose product MNAAKNTLSIKSIFLDFKEITKAGLAISVLFSSIAGYLLGVNDEHPFKWSVLIVLAIGGYCMVGASNAYNQVIEKDIDSLMDRTKNRPVASGRMSKVTALIVASLLTIIGIVLLYTINAKSAMFAAISIFLYTSIYTPLKTVTSLSVFVGAFPGAIPFMLGWVAATGEFGIEAGTLFLIQFFWQFPHFWSIGWFLYDDYAKAGIFMLPTGNKDRKTALQVILYTIWLIIASLLPVLGYTGQLFISPVAAVLVFLLGLWMLFYAVRLYQLRTPKAARTLMLVSVSYISLLQIVFIVDKFLR is encoded by the coding sequence TTGAACGCTGCTAAAAATACATTATCAATAAAATCAATATTTCTGGATTTCAAAGAGATTACTAAAGCTGGTTTGGCTATTAGTGTTTTGTTCTCTTCGATAGCAGGATATTTGTTAGGAGTTAATGACGAACATCCTTTTAAATGGAGTGTTTTAATTGTTTTAGCAATTGGAGGCTATTGTATGGTTGGAGCATCTAATGCTTATAATCAGGTAATCGAGAAAGATATCGATTCATTAATGGATCGAACAAAAAATCGCCCTGTTGCTTCTGGGCGTATGTCAAAAGTAACAGCCTTGATAGTGGCAAGTCTGCTTACTATAATTGGTATTGTTCTTTTGTATACAATCAATGCTAAGTCGGCAATGTTTGCTGCAATTTCAATATTTTTATATACCAGTATATATACACCATTAAAAACCGTAACTTCATTGTCGGTTTTTGTTGGTGCTTTCCCGGGCGCAATTCCTTTTATGTTAGGATGGGTTGCGGCAACAGGAGAATTTGGTATTGAAGCCGGAACGCTTTTTTTAATTCAGTTTTTCTGGCAGTTTCCTCATTTTTGGTCAATTGGATGGTTCTTATATGACGATTATGCAAAAGCAGGAATCTTTATGCTTCCAACCGGAAATAAAGACAGAAAAACCGCTTTGCAGGTTATTTTATATACGATTTGGTTAATAATAGCTTCGTTGTTACCGGTTTTAGGGTATACAGGGCAGTTATTTATTTCGCCGGTCGCGGCAGTTTTAGTGTTTTTATTAGGTTTATGGATGCTGTTTTATGCAGTTCGTTTATACCAGCTGCGAACACCAAAAGCAGCCAGAACATTAATGTTAGTGAGTGTATCGTACATTTCATTACTGCAGATTGTGTTTATAGTAGATAAATTTTTAAGATAG
- a CDS encoding efflux RND transporter periplasmic adaptor subunit translates to MKKGVTVTILILIAVVFFGALYYLYAKNQESPIVFKTEKAEIKTIVKNTIATGNIQPDEEVLIKPNISGIIEQVYIKAGEKIKAGDMIAKIRVVANVSNVSSTQNQVQTAKIALDNQEKIYQRQKTLFEKDVISANDFDAAQLAYKQAKQNYASALQSLDIVKTGTTSSLGSYANTLIRSTVNGMVLQVPVKVGNQVIESNNFNEGTTIASVADVGRMIFIGKIDESEVGKIKEKMPIEITVGAIENKKFEAVLTDIAPKGVTENGAIQFEIKARLENRDETFIRAGLSANASIILEKADKVMAIKESLVQFDKKTQKPYVEVETTPQKFERRDLVLGVSDGIYVQVKSGIKNTDKIKIWNQGLIDEKEKK, encoded by the coding sequence ATGAAAAAAGGAGTAACCGTAACCATTTTAATTTTAATTGCTGTAGTGTTTTTTGGCGCACTTTACTATTTGTATGCGAAGAATCAGGAATCACCAATTGTTTTTAAAACGGAGAAAGCAGAAATCAAAACAATAGTAAAAAATACAATTGCTACTGGTAACATTCAGCCTGATGAAGAGGTACTAATCAAACCGAACATTTCAGGTATTATTGAGCAGGTTTACATTAAAGCCGGAGAAAAAATCAAAGCCGGAGATATGATTGCTAAAATTAGAGTTGTAGCCAATGTATCTAATGTAAGCAGTACTCAAAATCAAGTACAAACTGCTAAAATTGCTTTAGACAATCAGGAGAAAATTTATCAAAGACAAAAAACACTTTTTGAAAAAGATGTAATTTCTGCCAATGATTTTGATGCAGCTCAATTAGCTTATAAACAAGCCAAACAAAACTATGCATCAGCATTACAAAGTTTAGATATTGTAAAAACAGGAACAACTTCGTCGTTAGGAAGTTATGCGAATACTTTGATTCGTTCTACAGTAAACGGAATGGTTTTACAGGTTCCGGTAAAAGTAGGAAATCAGGTTATTGAAAGTAATAACTTTAATGAAGGAACTACAATAGCAAGCGTTGCCGATGTGGGAAGAATGATTTTTATTGGAAAAATTGACGAATCTGAAGTGGGAAAAATCAAAGAAAAAATGCCAATTGAAATTACTGTAGGTGCTATCGAAAACAAAAAATTTGAAGCAGTTCTTACTGATATTGCACCAAAAGGAGTTACAGAAAACGGAGCAATTCAGTTTGAAATAAAAGCTAGATTAGAAAATAGAGACGAAACATTTATTAGAGCCGGATTAAGTGCAAATGCTTCTATTATTCTTGAAAAAGCCGATAAAGTTATGGCTATAAAAGAATCATTAGTACAATTTGACAAAAAAACTCAAAAACCCTATGTAGAAGTTGAAACAACACCTCAGAAATTTGAAAGAAGAGATTTAGTTTTAGGTGTAAGCGACGGAATCTACGTTCAGGTAAAAAGCGGGATCAAAAACACAGATAAAATTAAAATCTGGAATCAGGGTTTGATCGATGAAAAAGAGAAAAAATAA
- a CDS encoding ABC transporter permease, whose protein sequence is MFKKDNWDEILQALTANPFRTILTAFGVFWGIFILVILLAAGNGLENGIKKGFDGIATNTMFMWSQTTSKAYKGLPKTRRYDFRNSDVTALKAAIPDLLYVSPRNQLGDFNGTNNVVRGTKTSAFTIYGDYPELIKQQPMDIIKGRFVNQQDILEKRKVAVIGKGVISELYGKEEESVGTYIKINGINFMVVGVYKSKQQGGNAEQEQKNIFIPFTTFQQAFNYGDKVGWMALTARDETSITELKPKILEIIKALHSVNPTDDRAVGNFDLYEQFNKVQSLFNILKIIAYFVGTLVLISGVIGISNIMLIVVKERTKEIGIRRALGATPAAIRGQILAESIFLTIISGMLGIAVATGIIAILNMVLDSMPPGNDTMFANPSVDLGVVFVALIILVGSGLLAGFIPAQTAINVKPVDALRTE, encoded by the coding sequence ATGTTTAAAAAAGATAATTGGGACGAGATTTTACAGGCCTTAACGGCTAACCCATTCAGAACTATTCTGACGGCTTTTGGTGTTTTTTGGGGAATTTTCATTTTGGTGATATTACTTGCAGCAGGTAATGGTCTGGAAAATGGTATTAAAAAAGGTTTTGACGGTATTGCCACAAACACTATGTTCATGTGGAGCCAGACAACATCAAAAGCTTATAAAGGACTTCCTAAAACCCGTCGTTACGATTTTAGAAACAGTGATGTTACAGCATTAAAAGCAGCAATACCAGATTTATTATATGTTTCGCCAAGAAACCAATTGGGGGATTTTAACGGAACAAATAACGTAGTTCGAGGCACAAAAACTTCGGCTTTTACGATTTATGGAGATTATCCTGAGCTGATTAAACAACAGCCAATGGATATTATAAAAGGACGTTTTGTAAATCAGCAGGATATTCTGGAAAAACGAAAAGTTGCCGTAATTGGGAAAGGAGTTATCAGTGAATTGTATGGAAAAGAAGAAGAATCTGTCGGCACTTATATTAAAATCAACGGTATAAATTTTATGGTTGTCGGTGTTTACAAATCCAAACAGCAGGGCGGAAATGCAGAACAGGAACAAAAAAATATTTTTATTCCGTTTACCACTTTTCAGCAGGCATTTAATTATGGTGATAAAGTAGGGTGGATGGCACTTACAGCTAGAGATGAAACTTCGATAACAGAATTGAAACCGAAGATTTTAGAAATCATAAAAGCACTGCATTCTGTAAATCCTACAGATGACAGAGCGGTTGGAAATTTCGACTTGTACGAACAGTTCAATAAAGTACAGAGTTTATTTAATATTCTAAAAATCATTGCTTACTTCGTAGGAACATTAGTTTTGATTTCTGGAGTAATTGGAATTTCAAACATTATGCTGATTGTAGTTAAAGAGCGTACTAAAGAAATTGGAATTAGAAGAGCTTTGGGAGCTACACCAGCAGCAATTAGAGGACAGATTTTAGCAGAATCTATTTTCTTAACAATCATTTCAGGAATGTTAGGAATTGCTGTAGCAACCGGAATTATTGCGATTTTAAATATGGTATTGGACTCAATGCCGCCAGGAAACGATACCATGTTTGCCAATCCAAGTGTTGATTTGGGAGTTGTATTTGTAGCCTTAATAATATTAGTAGGATCAGGTTTGCTGGCAGGATTTATTCCGGCGCAGACCGCAATTAATGTGAAGCCTGTAGACGCTTTGCGAACAGAATAA
- a CDS encoding DUF420 domain-containing protein, protein MEDHSLEKKYNKFIVAVSIIIPVVVAILFGIKLKDFGINVEPLSFLPPIYATTNGITAIVLVWAVIAVKNGKLKLHERLMTFAIALSVAFLVMYVAYHMTSDSTKFGGEGIIRYVYFFILLTHILLSIAIIPLVLITYVRALAQRFDRHKKIAKITFPLWLYVAVTGVVVYLMISPYYVY, encoded by the coding sequence ATGGAAGATCATTCATTAGAAAAAAAATACAATAAATTTATTGTTGCGGTTTCAATTATTATCCCGGTTGTTGTAGCAATCCTTTTTGGAATTAAATTAAAAGATTTCGGAATTAACGTTGAACCGCTTTCATTTCTGCCTCCAATTTATGCAACTACAAATGGTATTACAGCCATTGTTTTAGTTTGGGCTGTAATTGCTGTTAAAAACGGAAAACTTAAATTACACGAACGATTAATGACTTTTGCGATTGCATTGTCTGTAGCGTTTTTAGTAATGTACGTTGCGTATCACATGACTTCAGATTCGACTAAATTTGGCGGTGAAGGAATTATACGTTATGTGTATTTCTTTATTTTATTAACTCATATTTTATTGTCTATAGCAATTATCCCATTAGTATTGATTACTTATGTTAGAGCACTTGCGCAAAGATTCGACAGACATAAAAAAATAGCTAAAATTACTTTTCCGCTTTGGTTGTATGTTGCGGTTACAGGAGTTGTAGTTTATTTAATGATTTCTCCTTACTATGTATACTAA
- a CDS encoding ABC transporter permease, translating into MFNIERWQEIFEAISKNRLRTFLTGISVASGIFILVILLGAGKGLQNGIEKQFERDAAGIIEVWSGTTTKEYKGLNPGRQVQFRNSDYNQSTQKFEDKLDLRASTQNYWGQSFSYGKESGSYQFRGVDPDYGGIENLTIVQGRYVNSKDLQNNEKVAVIGMKLKNDLLKDKDAIGEEILINNISFKVIGVFTDPGGEREETRAYLPLTTVQRTFGGGDKISNLFFTLKKTSNYDEALAQSEKFTQDLKDLLKSKNMVAPDDDGGVGVYNSVKDAKQFYDLNLYIRLFFWWVGICTIIAGVVGVSNIMLIIVKERTKEIGIRKALGASPFSIIAMILHESIFITTIAGFVGLLASLLLLEFVGPMVQSEYFRNPEVDFSVALTTLFLLVFAGALAGFFPAYRAAKIKPIVALRDE; encoded by the coding sequence ATGTTTAATATTGAGCGCTGGCAGGAAATATTTGAAGCCATTTCTAAAAACCGACTGCGAACATTTCTAACAGGAATTTCGGTAGCATCGGGGATTTTTATTTTGGTGATTTTGCTTGGAGCCGGAAAAGGGCTTCAAAATGGCATTGAAAAACAATTTGAAAGAGATGCTGCCGGAATTATCGAAGTCTGGTCTGGTACAACTACAAAAGAATATAAAGGATTGAATCCAGGAAGACAGGTTCAGTTTCGAAATAGTGATTACAATCAATCTACTCAAAAATTTGAAGATAAATTAGATTTAAGAGCGTCAACACAAAATTATTGGGGGCAATCTTTTTCTTATGGAAAAGAATCAGGAAGTTATCAGTTTAGAGGTGTAGATCCTGATTATGGCGGCATCGAAAACCTAACAATAGTTCAGGGGCGTTATGTAAATAGTAAAGATTTGCAGAACAACGAAAAGGTTGCGGTTATTGGAATGAAATTAAAGAATGATTTGCTTAAGGATAAAGATGCGATAGGCGAAGAAATCTTAATTAACAATATCAGTTTTAAAGTCATCGGTGTTTTTACAGATCCGGGAGGAGAAAGAGAAGAAACCAGAGCGTACCTGCCTTTAACAACAGTGCAGAGAACTTTTGGAGGCGGAGATAAAATCAGCAATTTGTTTTTTACTTTAAAAAAGACAAGCAATTATGATGAAGCTTTGGCACAATCAGAAAAATTTACACAGGATTTAAAAGATTTATTAAAGAGCAAAAATATGGTTGCTCCTGATGATGATGGCGGAGTAGGAGTTTATAATTCTGTTAAAGATGCAAAGCAGTTTTATGATTTAAATCTTTACATCAGGTTATTTTTCTGGTGGGTTGGTATTTGTACCATTATTGCCGGAGTTGTAGGTGTAAGTAACATCATGCTGATTATTGTAAAAGAAAGAACAAAAGAAATTGGAATTCGTAAAGCTTTAGGAGCTTCTCCGTTTTCGATTATAGCCATGATACTTCACGAATCAATTTTTATTACCACTATTGCAGGATTTGTCGGGCTTTTGGCAAGTCTGCTGTTATTAGAATTTGTTGGACCGATGGTTCAGAGTGAATATTTTAGAAATCCAGAAGTAGATTTCAGCGTGGCATTAACAACACTATTTTTACTTGTGTTTGCAGGTGCTCTGGCGGGATTTTTCCCAGCATACAGAGCAGCCAAAATTAAACCTATTGTAGCACTTAGAGACGAATAA
- a CDS encoding cytochrome C oxidase subunit IV family protein — MSHEHVSNTKRIWFVFALLSVVTTVEVILGIYKPKSLEFTHFIGLNLLNWIFYILTVFKAYYIVWAFMHMEGEKSSLRWSVVSPVIFLVLYLLFILLTEGHYIYGVFKDSTIKWNF, encoded by the coding sequence ATGTCACACGAGCACGTATCAAATACAAAAAGAATCTGGTTTGTTTTCGCATTACTTTCAGTAGTAACTACAGTAGAAGTTATCTTGGGTATCTACAAACCAAAATCATTAGAGTTTACACATTTTATCGGTTTGAATTTGTTAAACTGGATATTTTATATCCTTACAGTATTCAAAGCTTATTATATTGTATGGGCATTTATGCACATGGAAGGTGAAAAAAGCAGTCTTAGATGGTCTGTTGTATCACCAGTTATTTTCCTAGTATTATATTTATTGTTCATCCTGTTAACAGAAGGACACTATATTTATGGGGTTTTTAAAGATTCTACTATTAAATGGAATTTTTAA